The Verrucomicrobiota bacterium genome includes the window TTTTTAAGCGAGTAGGACAGGATAGCCTTGGGCAGTTGATTAGATATTTAATCCTCCTTTAGTGGCTTCCTTAGCATAGGTAGTGCTTTTAGAGGCGCAGAGTAGGCAGGTATAATCATGACACCTGGCAAAAAAATTAGTTCTCGAGCGAAGTCATGGATACCAAGATCTCTTAAAATCACTATCCTTTACGATTGTTATTTACCACTCTTTGTTCATGATTGCTCAAAATGAGAACGGCTCCGTACTATGTTTCTACTCTCCAACTATTTTTTGCTCTCCTTTTTTGTTTGCTTTCTTTGACTCGACTGGCCTTTAGCCAGGAGGAACAGAAAGAACAGGCATTAGATCCTGAGAAAGAGCGCTACAGAAGCACTTTGCTTTTTGCTAACATCCTAGAGCTGATTCGTGACGAATATGTCGACTCAGAAGATATTGATTATCAATTCTTAACTCAATCTGCCCTAAAAGGCATGTTATCCTCCTTAGATCCTTACAGTGAATTCTTAGATGGAGAAAAGTTTCAAGACCTCCGCACTGAAACAGAAGGAGAATTTGGCGGACTAGGCATTTATGTAGGAATGAAAAAAGATGGTTCCGTAGTTATTAATGCTACGACTGAAAATGGACCCGGGAAACGATCGGGACTGTTACCTAACGACATGATTCTTTCCATAAACAACGTTAGTACCGAAAACCTAACTCTGGGTGATGTGATACACAAATTACGTGGTCCGTCTGGTGAACCTGTTGTGTTAAAGATCGGACGCTCATCAATAGAAGAGGAAGTGGAAATCAGTGTTGTAAGAGAGATCATCAATGTGCCAACGGTTCTCAATACTCGTATACTTAGCTCACCATCAGAAACCGACCCCCTCAAGCTTGGCTATATCTTCATTTCACAATTTGGCGAAAAAACAGAAAATGAATTTGAGACCGCTCTGGAGACACTAAAAGAAGAAAAGATACAGGGACTCGTGCTCGATTTACGAAATAACCCTGGCGGATTATTAGATTCTGCTGTGCAGGTAGCTGGAAAGTTCACACCTAAAGGAACTATTATCGCTTTCACTGAAACACGCTTTGAAGAACGTAAACTTTTTAAAGCACAAGGAAATACTCATTATGATAAACTACCCCTCATTCTACTTATCAATCGTAACAGTGCCAGTGGTGCCGAAATAGTAGCAGGAGCACTGCAAGACCTAGGTAGAGCTCTTTTAATAGGTGAGAGATCTTTTGGAAAGGGCTCCGTGCAAAGCATACAGCCAGTCGACATCAGTATAGACCCTCCTGTTGGCATAAGGTTAACTACAGCAAAATATTATACTCCTAGTAAAAAGGTCATTCATAAAGTTGGCATTACACCAGACATCGAAGTAAATATTACTCGTGATAACTCTGACACGATCTTCCTTCAGCAAACAGCTTATCGCTTACCTCCCAATGAAAAAGATAAGCTACTCTCTATACCAGACCCGCAATTAGATAGAGCAGTCGCTATTCTCAAGGGTCTCATTTATTACTACCGCCTCTATGCTCCCTCGAATTCCAGCTAGTTTTAATGAAAGTTATTGGTATTGAGACCTCATGTGACGAGACCTCTGTTGCACTCCTAGATTTTGATGAAAATCAACAATTGCCGAAAATTCTCCACCAGGAAGTTTCTTCTCAGATAAAAATACATCAGCCCTATGGTGGTGTCGTTCCTGAGTTAGCCACCCGTCAGCACCTCATTCACCTCCGGCCTATGATACATAAGGTATTGGAAAGAGCACAAACTAAATGGCACCATATCGATCTCATTGGTGTGACAAGAGGGCCGGGCCTAGCTTCATCTTTAATGATAGGCTTAAGCTTTGCGAAAGCCTGCGCGATTGCCTCAGAAATCCCCTGGTTAGGAATTAATCACCTAGAAGGCCATCTCGTTTCCGCTTTCTTATCTCACAACAGTGTTCCTATTTACCCCCATTTAGGACTAATCATCAGTGGCGGGCACACACAAATTATTCATGTCAAAGCACTATCAGATTATGAGCTCATAGGTTCCACTAGAGACGATGCTGCAGGAGAAGCATTTGACAAAGTAGCCAAGATGCTAGATCTACCTTATCCAGGTGGTCCCGTGGTCGAAGAGCTTGCACGCAATGGTGATGCTTCTTCTATTTCTTTTCCTCGTGCTATGATAAATAAGCCTAACTATAGCTTCAGCTTCAGCGGTCTAAAAACTGCAGTCAAACTTTACTTAGATGAAAACCCACATTGGACACATGATAAGCAGCACCTTTCCAATATTTGCGCATCCTTTCAACAGGCTGTGATTGATGTACTCATTCATAAAACATTCAAAGCCGCCCAAGAGTTAAATCTTACTACAGTAAGCCTAAGCGGTGGCGTTAGTTGTAACCAAGCAATCCGCCAAACATTTGCAGAAGAAGCCTCTAGGAAGGGAATA containing:
- a CDS encoding S41 family peptidase, whose translation is MRTAPYYVSTLQLFFALLFCLLSLTRLAFSQEEQKEQALDPEKERYRSTLLFANILELIRDEYVDSEDIDYQFLTQSALKGMLSSLDPYSEFLDGEKFQDLRTETEGEFGGLGIYVGMKKDGSVVINATTENGPGKRSGLLPNDMILSINNVSTENLTLGDVIHKLRGPSGEPVVLKIGRSSIEEEVEISVVREIINVPTVLNTRILSSPSETDPLKLGYIFISQFGEKTENEFETALETLKEEKIQGLVLDLRNNPGGLLDSAVQVAGKFTPKGTIIAFTETRFEERKLFKAQGNTHYDKLPLILLINRNSASGAEIVAGALQDLGRALLIGERSFGKGSVQSIQPVDISIDPPVGIRLTTAKYYTPSKKVIHKVGITPDIEVNITRDNSDTIFLQQTAYRLPPNEKDKLLSIPDPQLDRAVAILKGLIYYYRLYAPSNSS
- the tsaD gene encoding tRNA (adenosine(37)-N6)-threonylcarbamoyltransferase complex transferase subunit TsaD, with protein sequence MKVIGIETSCDETSVALLDFDENQQLPKILHQEVSSQIKIHQPYGGVVPELATRQHLIHLRPMIHKVLERAQTKWHHIDLIGVTRGPGLASSLMIGLSFAKACAIASEIPWLGINHLEGHLVSAFLSHNSVPIYPHLGLIISGGHTQIIHVKALSDYELIGSTRDDAAGEAFDKVAKMLDLPYPGGPVVEELARNGDASSISFPRAMINKPNYSFSFSGLKTAVKLYLDENPHWTHDKQHLSNICASFQQAVIDVLIHKTFKAAQELNLTTVSLSGGVSCNQAIRQTFAEEASRKGIKCVLAAPYLSTDNASMIALVAALQHQQGVLQKWDTDIDPNLKLAS